The Parashewanella spongiae genome has a window encoding:
- the flhB gene encoding flagellar biosynthesis protein FlhB, whose product MAEDTGQERTESPTARRLQQAREKGQVARSKELGTSAVLLAAAVSFALIGPALAESLNRMMTKVFTMDRVEIYDTDAMLRVWGVVATEIMWPVFSIVCLIAVVAFLGNVVLGGMSFSTKAMMPKASKLSPMAGFKRMFGVQALIELTKGIAKFLVIAISAYVLLSFYFDDIMQLSTSHLPANVYETLDMLVWMFIVLCSATLLIVVIDVPFQLWNHNKQLKMTKQEVKDEYKDTEGKPEVKGRVRQLQREISQRKMMAEVPNADVIVVNPEHYAVAVKYDADKAIAPYVVAKGVDDIAFKIREIARNHDVSIVSAPPLSRAIYYTTKVDQQIPDGLFTAVAQVLAYVFQLRQFQGGKGRKPTPIPLEQPIPDELKH is encoded by the coding sequence ATGGCTGAAGATACTGGTCAAGAACGCACCGAATCCCCCACCGCCAGACGGCTGCAACAGGCAAGGGAAAAAGGGCAGGTTGCACGATCAAAAGAATTAGGCACATCAGCGGTTTTGTTGGCTGCCGCGGTGTCGTTCGCTCTAATTGGTCCTGCATTAGCAGAGAGCCTAAATAGGATGATGACTAAAGTTTTCACTATGGATCGAGTTGAAATTTATGATACCGATGCAATGTTACGAGTGTGGGGTGTTGTGGCAACGGAGATCATGTGGCCCGTGTTTAGTATTGTTTGCTTGATTGCTGTTGTGGCTTTTCTTGGTAATGTCGTGCTCGGTGGTATGTCATTCTCGACTAAGGCTATGATGCCTAAAGCCAGTAAGTTAAGCCCTATGGCCGGATTTAAACGCATGTTTGGTGTTCAAGCATTGATTGAACTGACGAAAGGTATAGCTAAATTTTTAGTGATTGCTATTTCTGCCTATGTCTTATTGAGTTTTTATTTCGACGATATCATGCAGTTATCGACATCTCATTTACCGGCGAATGTCTACGAAACCTTAGATATGCTGGTTTGGATGTTTATTGTTTTGTGCAGTGCTACTTTATTGATTGTCGTTATTGATGTGCCATTTCAGTTGTGGAACCACAACAAGCAACTAAAAATGACAAAACAAGAAGTTAAAGATGAATATAAAGATACCGAAGGTAAACCAGAAGTAAAAGGCCGCGTTAGACAGTTACAGCGAGAAATTTCTCAACGTAAGATGATGGCTGAGGTACCAAATGCTGATGTAATTGTAGTTAACCCTGAGCACTACGCTGTAGCAGTTAAGTACGATGCCGACAAAGCAATAGCTCCATATGTTGTAGCAAAAGGAGTGGATGATATTGCATTCAAAATTCGTGAAATTGCTCGCAATCATGATGTAAGCATCGTTTCAGCTCCACCATTATCAAGAGCTATTTATTACACGACTAAAGTAGATCAACAAATCCCTGACGGTTTATTCACGGCTGTAGCTCAGGTGTTAGCTTACGTATTTCAATTACGTCAATTCCAAGGCGGGAAAGGGCGTAAACCGACACCTATTCCACTAGAGCAGCCGATACCAGATGAATTAAAGCATTAA
- the fliL gene encoding flagellar basal body-associated protein FliL yields MAEEESLSLEEQAPKKKSPLMLIIVAVVVLLLAGGGTFWFLSGDDSASEQKMAMENGDEMSMEEKPSDEEAIYVPMPGRFLFNLSSDNGSVLVQIQVQLMVRGEDNAIGIKKHIPLVKSELLNTFSGSNALKLSTQAGKDELRQQAAINVQNALLPIMGNKAVERVLFTGFVMQ; encoded by the coding sequence ATGGCTGAAGAAGAGTCTCTGTCGCTTGAAGAACAAGCTCCGAAGAAAAAGAGTCCATTAATGCTAATTATCGTAGCGGTTGTAGTTTTACTTTTAGCTGGTGGCGGAACCTTTTGGTTTTTATCAGGAGATGACTCAGCATCAGAGCAAAAAATGGCAATGGAAAACGGCGATGAAATGTCGATGGAAGAAAAGCCAAGTGATGAAGAAGCTATATATGTACCGATGCCGGGACGATTTTTATTTAACTTGTCGAGCGATAATGGCTCAGTGTTAGTGCAAATCCAAGTTCAGCTAATGGTGCGTGGTGAAGACAACGCGATTGGTATAAAAAAGCATATACCACTGGTGAAATCAGAATTATTGAATACATTTAGTGGCAGTAATGCCCTGAAATTAAGCACGCAAGCGGGTAAAGATGAGTTACGCCAGCAAGCGGCTATTAATGTACAAAATGCTTTGTTGCCAATCATGGGCAATAAAGCAGTTGAAAGAGTCTTGTTTACTGGCTTTGTGATGCAGTAA
- a CDS encoding flagellar hook-length control protein FliK codes for MAQVNEMILSTGENLVLSNSKATQSYASVNELTASDKLDSGFSTILAEESVNPIREVSPSPLPEKTPFSELLTDDLSGNGNVKEETTPDKLLIQISAAQSYNTDLDESPSVSGQILPHLPQTELAKEADIKSQTEFSDNLLSHSELISADSIEVPTQVAQVPQSGINTAGQDTQNIVATNTSMIQPKLEPASTPQQALSSSLESTTDVSAKTFSNSELGKTLSGDVDGKAGVIKDLSQGGSNEVAKQTPIHTPIQTPIKLATEPVASEVLDGDFQVDEGELLNSLEKASSNSQNNSSQLTSGMNLLNRAEGRVDTPQLQVSLKQAGEQTPPMQEMIQRFSPVMKQQLIAMVNNGIGQAEIRLDPPELGHMLVKIQVQQDQTQVQFHVTQPGAKELLEQATPRLRDMLAEQGMELSDSEISYHDNNSQERGGQGSEQDGNSSLNSGWNETATNDEQLVLNIASTEASGIDYYA; via the coding sequence GTGGCGCAAGTTAATGAAATGATTTTAAGTACAGGAGAAAACCTAGTACTAAGTAATTCAAAGGCCACTCAGAGCTATGCAAGTGTTAACGAACTTACTGCGTCAGATAAATTAGACTCTGGATTTTCCACGATTTTGGCTGAAGAATCCGTAAATCCAATTCGAGAAGTTTCGCCATCACCTCTGCCTGAAAAAACACCGTTTTCTGAGTTACTTACTGATGATTTATCGGGTAATGGCAATGTTAAAGAAGAAACGACACCTGATAAATTACTTATACAAATCAGTGCGGCTCAATCTTATAATACTGATTTAGACGAGTCACCGAGTGTGAGCGGTCAAATATTGCCGCATTTGCCACAAACTGAATTAGCGAAAGAAGCGGATATAAAATCACAAACCGAATTTTCAGATAATTTGTTATCACATTCAGAATTAATAAGCGCTGACAGTATTGAAGTTCCGACTCAAGTTGCTCAAGTACCTCAAAGCGGCATAAATACGGCTGGGCAAGACACGCAAAATATCGTGGCTACAAATACTTCAATGATTCAGCCTAAGTTAGAACCTGCATCGACACCACAACAGGCTTTATCAAGCTCTCTAGAAAGTACAACGGATGTATCTGCCAAGACATTCAGCAATTCTGAACTTGGTAAAACACTCAGTGGCGATGTCGATGGGAAAGCTGGCGTAATAAAAGATCTAAGCCAAGGTGGTTCTAATGAAGTAGCCAAACAAACACCAATACATACACCAATACAAACCCCAATAAAACTGGCTACTGAACCGGTAGCCAGTGAAGTCCTTGACGGTGACTTTCAAGTGGATGAAGGAGAGTTATTGAATTCATTGGAGAAAGCATCTTCAAATAGCCAGAACAATTCTTCACAGCTTACGAGTGGAATGAACCTTCTCAACAGGGCTGAGGGCCGTGTTGACACCCCACAGTTGCAGGTATCACTTAAGCAAGCTGGAGAACAAACTCCACCAATGCAGGAGATGATCCAGCGGTTTTCTCCAGTAATGAAGCAACAACTGATCGCAATGGTAAATAATGGCATTGGTCAGGCTGAAATTCGTTTGGATCCACCTGAACTCGGACATATGTTAGTAAAGATTCAAGTTCAGCAAGATCAAACACAAGTTCAGTTTCATGTGACGCAACCGGGAGCAAAAGAATTGCTCGAACAAGCGACACCAAGATTAAGAGATATGTTAGCTGAGCAAGGTATGGAGTTATCGGATAGTGAAATTTCTTATCATGATAACAATAGCCAAGAGCGGGGCGGGCAAGGCTCGGAGCAAGATGGTAATTCATCCTTGAATAGCGGATGGAATGAAACTGCAACAAATGATGAGCAGTTAGTACTGAATATAGCGTCAACTGAAGCTTCAGGTATAGATTATTATGCTTAA
- the fliM gene encoding flagellar motor switch protein FliM, translated as MSDLLSQDEIDALLHGVDDVEEDEGEFGDENAQTYDFSSQDRIVRGRMPTLEIVNERFARHLRISMFNMMRRTAEVSINGVQMLKFGEYVHSLFVPTSLNMVRFSPLKGTGLITMEARLVFILVDNFFGGDGRFHAKIEGREFTPTERRIVQLLLKIIFEDYKEAWAPIMDVEFDYLDSEVNPAMANIVSPTEVVVISSFHIEVDGGGGDFHITMPYSMIEPIRELLDAGVQSDKQDTDMRWSQALTDEIMDVDVGFSADIAEAEVSLRSVMSMKAGDVIPIELSEHVLMKVEDLPTFRCKMGKSRENLALKICEKIPRPETTKNELQLVTNKGKSREISEI; from the coding sequence GTGAGTGATTTATTAAGCCAAGACGAAATTGACGCCCTATTACACGGGGTCGACGATGTCGAAGAAGATGAAGGTGAGTTCGGGGATGAAAATGCCCAAACTTATGATTTTTCGTCACAAGATCGTATCGTCCGTGGACGAATGCCTACGCTCGAAATTGTGAATGAGCGATTTGCTCGTCATTTACGAATTAGCATGTTCAACATGATGCGTCGTACCGCCGAAGTGTCGATTAATGGCGTACAAATGCTAAAATTTGGCGAATATGTTCATAGCTTATTTGTTCCGACAAGTCTTAATATGGTGCGTTTCAGTCCGCTAAAAGGCACTGGACTTATCACCATGGAAGCGCGATTAGTGTTTATTTTGGTGGATAACTTCTTTGGTGGTGACGGTCGTTTTCATGCAAAAATAGAAGGGCGTGAATTTACACCAACTGAGCGTCGAATAGTTCAACTGTTATTAAAAATTATTTTTGAAGATTATAAAGAGGCATGGGCACCAATAATGGACGTTGAGTTCGATTACTTGGACTCTGAAGTTAACCCAGCTATGGCAAATATCGTCAGCCCGACAGAAGTCGTTGTCATTAGCTCGTTTCACATCGAAGTTGATGGTGGTGGCGGTGATTTTCATATCACGATGCCGTACTCAATGATTGAACCTATTAGAGAATTGCTGGACGCCGGTGTTCAAAGTGATAAACAAGACACAGATATGCGTTGGTCACAGGCTTTAACTGATGAAATTATGGACGTCGATGTCGGTTTTTCTGCCGATATTGCAGAGGCTGAGGTTTCACTGCGTTCAGTCATGAGCATGAAAGCTGGTGATGTCATTCCAATTGAGTTATCAGAACACGTATTAATGAAAGTGGAAGATTTGCCTACATTCAGATGTAAGATGGGTAAGTCTCGTGAGAATCTCGCATTGAAAATCTGTGAGAAAATACCTCGCCCAGAAACCACTAAAAACGAATTACAATTAGTCACAAATAAAGGGAAATCTCGAGAAATTTCTGAGATATAA
- the fliJ gene encoding flagellar export protein FliJ has protein sequence MVKKDPLQLVLQLAKDAEEQASLQLRSAKSEHQKARQQLDSLNNYRLEYMQQMSGKVGSNLSASQYHQFHRFVGQIDQAVGQQVEAVKKAEQQQGYRQQYWMEKQQKRKAVEMLLEKKAVKQQVTEAKSEQKLIDEFAIQQLFRNKKVR, from the coding sequence ATGGTGAAAAAAGACCCGCTGCAACTTGTACTACAACTCGCTAAAGACGCTGAAGAGCAAGCAAGTTTGCAATTACGCTCGGCAAAATCAGAGCACCAAAAAGCACGCCAACAACTTGACTCGCTCAATAATTATCGATTGGAGTACATGCAGCAAATGTCAGGGAAAGTGGGTTCGAATTTGAGTGCTTCTCAATATCACCAATTTCACCGTTTTGTTGGTCAAATCGATCAAGCTGTTGGACAACAAGTTGAGGCAGTCAAAAAAGCAGAACAACAACAAGGGTATCGCCAACAATATTGGATGGAAAAACAGCAAAAGCGAAAAGCGGTTGAAATGCTTTTAGAAAAAAAAGCAGTTAAACAACAAGTGACAGAAGCTAAATCTGAGCAAAAGCTTATCGATGAATTTGCCATTCAACAACTTTTTCGCAATAAAAAGGTTCGCTAA
- a CDS encoding flagellar assembly protein FliH: MSSSSVEPESIDLNDSAAANNEFQQWQLPDVTQTTNVDANLFGRYSSSEQETEHDEYIAPPTLADIEHLQKEAEAEAREQGFEQGKNEGLEKGRLDGLAQGHEEGFEQGKQQGLEQGLADSADLLTKLEKIVTQIEQPLSVIDTQVEACLLALSTNLAKAIVGSEIKTHPEHILSVLRQGVEALPVKKQEVVIRLHPDDANLVEQAYSAAQLERNQWIIESDPSLQAGDCFVSSQRSNVDMRLASRSEAVLAALLEQQHQLEKQLQTALSDEIEKASKLQSQDQGLLESNDEQSSSEPS, encoded by the coding sequence ATGAGTTCCTCTAGTGTTGAGCCTGAATCTATTGATTTAAATGACAGTGCAGCAGCCAATAATGAATTCCAGCAATGGCAATTACCTGATGTAACGCAAACCACGAATGTTGACGCAAATTTATTTGGTCGCTACTCATCTTCAGAGCAAGAAACTGAACATGATGAGTATATTGCGCCACCAACCCTCGCGGACATTGAACACCTTCAGAAAGAAGCCGAAGCAGAAGCTCGTGAGCAAGGGTTCGAACAAGGTAAGAATGAAGGTCTAGAAAAAGGTCGGTTAGATGGCTTAGCACAGGGTCATGAAGAAGGCTTTGAGCAAGGTAAACAACAAGGCTTGGAGCAAGGGTTAGCAGACTCAGCTGATTTGTTAACAAAGCTGGAAAAAATTGTCACTCAAATTGAGCAGCCGTTATCGGTGATTGATACCCAAGTCGAAGCATGTCTACTTGCACTGTCAACCAACTTAGCTAAGGCTATTGTAGGCAGTGAGATTAAAACTCATCCTGAGCATATTTTAAGTGTGCTTCGACAAGGTGTTGAAGCTTTGCCTGTCAAAAAACAAGAAGTTGTGATCCGTCTGCACCCAGATGATGCCAACTTAGTTGAACAAGCTTATTCAGCGGCTCAGTTAGAGCGTAATCAATGGATTATTGAATCAGACCCATCTTTGCAAGCCGGTGATTGCTTTGTTTCAAGCCAACGTTCAAATGTTGATATGCGCTTAGCGAGTCGAAGTGAAGCGGTGTTAGCCGCTTTACTTGAACAGCAGCATCAACTTGAAAAGCAGCTGCAAACGGCTCTGTCTGACGAGATTGAAAAAGCGTCGAAGCTGCAATCACAAGATCAAGGTCTGTTGGAGTCAAATGATGAACAGTCGTCCTCAGAACCTTCTTAA
- the fliO gene encoding flagellar biosynthetic protein FliO: protein MSSLFITTIASVSAETPKIAESSDMVSSLAGMMGGLFVVLGVIFVLAYIVRRFNLAPSSNGALKTVAVAPLGQKEKVVLLEVEGKQYLLGVTPHNVSLIDKIEDPIKVKAETFANKLRQAKAGKNDASA from the coding sequence ATGTCCAGTCTATTTATTACAACAATAGCAAGTGTCTCTGCTGAAACTCCAAAAATCGCCGAAAGTTCAGATATGGTATCAAGCCTAGCGGGTATGATGGGCGGCTTGTTTGTTGTTTTAGGAGTGATATTTGTTTTAGCGTACATAGTTCGACGCTTTAATTTAGCACCTTCCTCAAATGGTGCCTTAAAAACAGTGGCGGTTGCACCTCTTGGACAAAAAGAAAAAGTGGTATTGCTAGAAGTAGAAGGGAAACAATATCTACTTGGCGTCACGCCTCATAATGTGAGTCTTATTGATAAAATTGAAGACCCAATAAAAGTTAAAGCTGAAACCTTTGCTAATAAATTACGCCAAGCAAAAGCTGGGAAAAACGATGCGTCTGCTTAA
- the fliI gene encoding flagellar protein export ATPase FliI: MNSRPQNLLNKLEAHQKRVTPFRAVASGQLVRVVGLTLEASGCTAPVGSLCSIETMEGELTAEVIGFENELLYLMPVDELRGVLPGARVVPLGAKANLNVGLSLLGRVLDGSGQPIDGLGALNSTEQASAHSPAINPLSRKAIEEPLDVGVRAINAMLTVGKGQRMGLFAGSGVGKSVLLGMMTRGTTADIIVVGLVGERGREVKEFIEEILGPEGRARAVVVAAPADTSPLVRLRACETSTRIAEYFRDLGYNVLLLMDSLTRYAQAQREIALAVGEPPATKGYPPSVFAKLPKLVERAGNGSVNQGSITAFYTVLTEGDDQQDPIADASRAILDGHIVLSRTLADSGHYPAIDIEASISRVAPMVVDEQHLDSTRKVKQMYSHYQQNRDLISIGAYTQGSDPQLDNAIRLQPAMNAFLRQGMRDAISFNDCATMLNQLAAQCK, from the coding sequence ATGAACAGTCGTCCTCAGAACCTTCTTAATAAATTAGAAGCGCATCAAAAACGTGTTACTCCTTTTCGTGCTGTCGCGAGTGGGCAATTAGTTAGAGTTGTCGGGCTAACGCTGGAAGCAAGTGGTTGCACAGCACCCGTTGGCAGCTTGTGCTCAATAGAAACAATGGAAGGCGAGCTTACAGCCGAAGTTATTGGATTTGAAAACGAGCTCCTTTATTTGATGCCTGTTGATGAGTTGCGCGGAGTATTACCTGGTGCGAGAGTTGTTCCCTTAGGCGCTAAAGCCAATCTGAATGTAGGATTGTCACTATTAGGCCGAGTATTGGATGGCAGCGGTCAACCCATTGACGGGTTAGGTGCATTAAATTCAACTGAACAAGCTTCGGCTCATAGCCCTGCAATAAATCCACTATCCCGTAAAGCAATCGAAGAACCTCTCGATGTTGGTGTACGTGCAATTAACGCCATGCTTACTGTCGGAAAAGGGCAGCGGATGGGGTTATTTGCTGGCTCCGGTGTCGGTAAGAGTGTGCTGTTAGGGATGATGACTCGCGGCACAACCGCAGACATTATTGTCGTTGGGTTAGTTGGCGAACGTGGCCGAGAAGTAAAAGAGTTTATCGAAGAAATATTAGGGCCAGAAGGTCGCGCACGTGCCGTTGTTGTTGCCGCGCCAGCTGATACATCTCCACTTGTGCGTTTACGAGCCTGTGAAACATCCACCAGAATCGCCGAGTATTTTCGTGATCTTGGCTACAACGTTTTATTATTAATGGATAGTTTAACAAGGTATGCCCAAGCTCAACGTGAAATTGCTTTAGCGGTAGGAGAGCCGCCCGCTACTAAAGGCTATCCGCCTTCAGTATTTGCGAAACTGCCTAAGTTGGTTGAGCGAGCCGGAAATGGCAGTGTAAACCAAGGGTCAATCACAGCATTTTATACCGTGCTAACAGAAGGTGATGATCAACAAGATCCTATTGCAGACGCTTCACGAGCCATTTTAGATGGTCATATCGTATTATCTCGCACACTCGCTGATTCAGGGCATTACCCTGCAATTGATATTGAAGCGAGTATCAGTCGTGTCGCACCTATGGTTGTTGATGAACAGCATCTTGATAGCACGCGTAAAGTGAAACAAATGTATTCTCATTATCAGCAAAATCGTGATTTGATATCAATTGGCGCTTATACCCAAGGTAGTGATCCTCAATTAGATAATGCGATTCGGTTACAACCTGCCATGAATGCTTTTTTGAGACAAGGCATGCGCGATGCGATCAGTTTTAATGATTGCGCCACGATGTTGAATCAACTTGCGGCGCAGTGTAAGTAA
- the fliP gene encoding flagellar type III secretion system pore protein FliP (The bacterial flagellar biogenesis protein FliP forms a type III secretion system (T3SS)-type pore required for flagellar assembly.): MRLLKYILLALLTLSPMAIAQDGILPAVTVSTGADGSTQYSVTMQILLLMTALSFLPAMVIMLTSFTRIIVVLSILRQAIGLQQTPSNQVLIGISMFMTFFIMSPVIDKVYDQGVKPYMNNGYTIEQAFHAGKKPLMEFMLSQTRMTDLETFVEISGYKNINSPEEAPISVLIPAFITSELKTAFQIGFMLFVPFLVLDLVVASILMAMGMMMLSPMIVSLPFKIMLFVLVDGWGLVMGTLANSFGL; encoded by the coding sequence ATGCGTCTGCTTAAATACATATTGCTTGCTTTACTAACACTTTCTCCTATGGCTATTGCCCAAGACGGTATTTTACCTGCTGTTACCGTCAGCACAGGTGCCGATGGTTCAACACAATACTCAGTAACAATGCAAATCTTGTTATTGATGACGGCGCTGAGTTTTTTACCTGCAATGGTAATTATGCTGACGTCGTTTACTCGAATCATCGTTGTTTTGTCAATTTTACGACAAGCTATTGGTCTGCAACAAACGCCATCAAACCAAGTATTGATTGGTATTAGTATGTTTATGACATTCTTTATCATGTCACCGGTCATCGATAAGGTTTATGATCAAGGTGTCAAACCTTATATGAATAATGGCTATACCATTGAGCAAGCCTTTCATGCAGGCAAAAAGCCTTTAATGGAGTTCATGTTGTCGCAAACGCGAATGACAGATCTAGAAACATTTGTTGAAATTTCAGGTTATAAAAACATTAACTCTCCAGAAGAGGCACCTATCAGTGTGCTCATCCCAGCCTTTATTACAAGTGAGTTGAAAACCGCATTTCAAATTGGTTTTATGCTCTTTGTCCCTTTTTTAGTGTTAGATCTTGTAGTCGCCAGTATATTAATGGCAATGGGTATGATGATGCTGTCTCCTATGATTGTTTCATTACCATTTAAAATTATGCTTTTTGTCTTAGTTGACGGCTGGGGGTTGGTTATGGGAACCCTCGCGAATAGTTTTGGTTTATAG
- the fliN gene encoding flagellar motor switch protein FliN — protein MSTDDDWASAMAEQAEDTATTADLDELKDDSGSVGADQSGLDAILDIPVTISMEVGRSFISIRNLLQLNQGSVVELDRIAGEPLDVMVNGTLIAHGEVVVVNDKFGIRLTDVISQTERIKKLK, from the coding sequence ATGAGTACAGATGACGATTGGGCATCGGCTATGGCCGAGCAAGCTGAAGATACTGCAACAACGGCTGATCTCGATGAGCTGAAAGATGATTCAGGCTCAGTAGGCGCAGATCAGTCTGGTTTAGATGCGATTCTTGATATTCCTGTGACGATTTCAATGGAAGTCGGTCGCAGTTTTATCAGCATTCGCAATTTATTACAGCTTAATCAAGGTTCAGTGGTTGAGTTAGATAGAATTGCTGGTGAACCGTTAGATGTTATGGTTAATGGCACTTTGATTGCTCATGGTGAAGTGGTTGTCGTAAACGATAAGTTTGGTATTCGTTTGACGGATGTGATCAGCCAAACTGAGCGAATTAAGAAGTTAAAGTAA
- the fliQ gene encoding flagellar biosynthesis protein FliQ, which translates to MTPEALIDIFREALSVIVLLVSVIILPGLGIGLVVAVFQAATSINEQTLSFLPRLLMTLFALMMLGHWLVRTMMEFFVEMVNRIPQVIG; encoded by the coding sequence ATGACTCCTGAAGCACTTATAGACATTTTTCGTGAAGCATTATCGGTTATTGTACTTTTAGTGTCAGTTATCATTTTACCGGGCTTAGGGATTGGTCTTGTTGTTGCTGTGTTTCAAGCCGCGACGTCAATTAACGAACAAACATTAAGTTTTTTGCCCCGTTTATTGATGACATTATTTGCCTTGATGATGCTTGGGCACTGGTTAGTACGCACTATGATGGAATTTTTTGTGGAAATGGTTAATCGTATTCCGCAGGTTATTGGTTAG
- the fliR gene encoding flagellar biosynthetic protein FliR: MEILMSTINQTIAGYMWPLFRISSMLMVMAIFGANTTPARVRLLLSVAITIAIAPILPPMPNTELFSLPAVFITAQQILIGVAMGFVSLMLMNTFVLTGQIIGMQTSLGFASMVDPGSGQQVPAVGNFFLILSTFIFLAVDGHLLMLKMLIASFETIPVSENGINIANYRAMAYWGSYMFGAALTMSISAILALLLINLSFGVMTRAAPQLNIFSIGFPITMLSGLLILWLTLTPIMAHFGEVWNSAQGLMCDMLELTCKVPPSTMSGGR; this comes from the coding sequence ATGGAAATTTTGATGAGCACGATTAACCAGACTATCGCTGGTTATATGTGGCCTTTGTTTCGAATATCCAGCATGTTGATGGTAATGGCAATCTTTGGTGCCAATACTACACCTGCAAGAGTGAGGTTGCTGTTATCAGTTGCGATAACAATCGCCATTGCGCCAATCCTTCCACCAATGCCCAATACTGAGTTATTTTCGCTACCAGCGGTTTTTATAACAGCACAGCAAATATTAATTGGTGTTGCTATGGGGTTCGTGAGTCTCATGCTGATGAATACTTTTGTATTAACAGGACAAATCATCGGTATGCAAACCAGCTTAGGCTTTGCTTCAATGGTCGATCCTGGTTCAGGTCAACAAGTTCCTGCTGTTGGTAACTTCTTTTTGATTCTTTCTACGTTTATTTTTTTGGCGGTTGATGGCCATTTGTTGATGCTCAAAATGCTCATAGCGAGCTTCGAGACGATACCAGTCTCTGAAAATGGCATTAATATCGCTAATTATCGAGCAATGGCTTATTGGGGCTCTTATATGTTTGGTGCCGCGCTGACAATGTCAATTTCTGCCATTCTGGCTTTACTACTCATTAATCTTTCGTTTGGAGTCATGACTCGTGCCGCGCCACAATTAAATATTTTCTCAATTGGTTTTCCAATCACCATGCTCAGTGGTTTGTTGATTCTATGGCTAACATTAACACCCATCATGGCCCACTTTGGTGAAGTCTGGAATTCAGCCCAAGGGCTCATGTGCGATATGCTAGAACTGACATGTAAAGTGCCGCCAAGCACTATGTCTGGAGGACGTTAG